In Daphnia pulex isolate KAP4 chromosome 7, ASM2113471v1, one genomic interval encodes:
- the LOC124198755 gene encoding uncharacterized protein LOC124198755 isoform X1 — MLSSSLLCSSFVILLTIIVRSHCDTYHHHHHRGYATLNPILSSKSSPSDLDSALEHVSENSTKLNHRKRGKHLSVPVPVMNNSIEHPPLDNALQSNESIPLLKENSAEDKSPDDGESRINPRFVGFELVGGEGLHPHWRHIQKGVDTHEEMADAIGPPIVHITLADDEPPDEGLINRELEIGQLFQETFRADWSLLSDRLSRLASWFNIGRFLKTKIGFGRFLKFSSGSTSGATTTIIAGPPGPPGPTGPTGPSGATGPTGPAGVDGVGIPGTPGIPGIPGTPGAAGAAGAPGPTGATGPSGTSGAAGPTGANGPPGAPGPSGSPGPAGASGPPGAAGSAGPTGATGSIGAPGPTGPSGSTGPTGATGSTGAAGSAGATGPPGATGPAGSSGATGPTGPSGSAGPTGPPGQTGSAGAPGAAGSTGAVGPPGPPGSAGAAGAAGAGGSAGATGPPGPPGATGTTGAAGSAGATGPPGATGPAGSSGATGPTGPSGSAGPTGPPGQTGTAGAAGAAGSTGAVGPPGPPGSAGAAGAAGAGGSAGATGPPGPPGATGTTGTAGAAGAAGSAGATGPPGPPGAAGAPGPPGAPGAAGRIGDENGEYSDDDDSINIESINGAQTSDSLNALMDNSTGLETTTNHPEKKPIRVLKKPANKPDPNTNSSVPEQIENNFDQPQGTVDSLAMTSVAVLADVVRDSPLFLQPEQVSVQWPPTGQILKPIESLHSEQNAIQNLSSQQTETMLVPGSLQFDQNMGSISLQSEQITQPLEPINSKEKPVETVKAESLEFSQSEENDSVLLMGEILKQFEIVTQKPFELETNPGESLLPEPIVEKFGSFQTEKTTEPLDWKPPVNITNPPIEFGTEKPFELLPTVQIEKQKVESLHQPQQNLTESPSDKTTPVKSGEQVQIEKKQQDNSDESVLPVQIAEQFDFILPHHSFELEQPEKPIEPFKPEDIKHSESLPQKNKEETLVDSIVEMVPPTKKVDSQIQFEQTTMKPIEWMQVEKNKSIESVPEQKEKPGKSIEIKQKVNPLEKLQRMTKLAEMAKNYSEKSADAEEQQAGQIEKPVEHAQAQEVNAHEHAQQDRNEKPNDLLLLQPTDMPSAVELLAPPIEKVDEHQIQHHPDENLNVATTTEQVVSELDDEISRIIQTLSDGYDSTSEQEVLTDLANSTNKGELRIPDTTVIPTYQQESKPTEENLSAISPVYPTLNEKYEKEETAADLLRKFYSSYIRPARKTESVDHLKIGEIHPNHNS, encoded by the exons ATGTTGTCTTCTTCGCTACTATGTAGCAGTTTCGTCATCTTGTTAACTATCATCGTCAGGAGCCATTGTGATacttatcatcatcatcatcatagaGGATATGCAACACTCAATCCCATTTTATCATCTAAATCATCTCCTTCCGATTTGGATTCTGCGCTGGAACACGTCTCTGAGAATTCGACAAAGTTGAACCATCGTAAACGgg GGAAACATCTTTCGGTCCCTGTCCCCGTTATGAATAACTCGATAGAACATCCACCTCTTGATAACGCGCTTCAATCCAACGAGTCAATCCCACTGTTGAAGGAAAATTCAGCGGAAGACAAATCGCCTGATGATGGAGAGTCTAGAATTAATCCACGTTTCGTTGGATTTGAACTCGTTGGCGGCGAAGGCCTTCATCCCCATTGGAGGCACATACAAAAAG GTGTGGATACCCATGAAGAAATGGCTGATGCGATTGGTCCACCGATTGTACATATAACGCTTGCTGATGATGAACCTCCTG ATGAAGGCCTAATCAACCGTGAACTAGAAATAGGACAACTTTTTCAAGAAACTTTTAGAGCCGATTGGTCTCTACTATCTGATCGTCTTAGTAGGCTAGCAAGTTGGTTCAATATCGGAAGGTTTCTCAAAACGAAAATAGGATTCGGAAGgtttttgaaattctcttCCGGATCAACTtcaggagcaacaacaacaattattGCAGGGCCACCAG GTCCTCCTGGTCCAACCGGCCCGACTGGTCCTTCCGGAGCGACCGGTCCAACTGGACCTGCTGGAGTTGATGGAGTGGGAATTCCAGGCACTCCGGGCATTCCCGGAATACCTGGAACGCCAGGAGCTGCTGGTGCAGCTGGAGCACCAGGGCCGACCGGG GCGACGGGACCGAGTG GAACTTCAGGTGCCGCTGGGCCCACTGGGGCGAATGGACCTCCTGGCGCTCCTGGACCGAGTGGGTCGCCag gACCTGCTGGGGCATCCGGACCACCTGGTGCTGCTGGTTCAGCTG GTCCTACTGGTGCTACCGGAAGTATAGGAGCTCCAG GTCCAACGGGTCCAAGCGGTTCAACTGGTCCAACTGGAGCAACAGGATCAACGGGGGCCGCTGGATCGGCGGGAGCGACGGGTCCACCAGGTGCTACAG gtcCCGCAGGATCATCGGGAGCTACAG GTCCTACTGGGCCGAGTGGATCGGCTGGACCTACTGGTCCACCAGGTCAAACTGGATCGGCCGGAGCTCCTGGCGCTGCAGGCTCGACTG GGGCGGTTGGGCCACCGGGACCGCCTGGAAGTGCTGGGGCAGCGGGGGCTGCTGGCGCTGGAGGTTCAGCCGGGGCTACAG GTCCTCCGGGTCCACCTGGAGCAACAGGAACAACGGGGGCCGCTGGATCGGCGGGAGCGACGGGTCCACCAGGTGCTACAGGTCCCGCAGGATCATCGGGAGCTACAG GTCCCACTGGGCCGAGTGGATCGGCAGGCCCCACTG GTCCACCAGGTCAAACTGGAACGGCTGGAGCTGCAGGCGCTGCAGGCTCTACTG GTGCGGTTGGGCCACCAGGACCACCGGGAAGTGCTGGGGCAGCGGGGGCTGCTGGCGCTGGAGGTTCGGCCGGGGCTACAG GTCCTCCGGGTCCACCTGGAGCAACAGGAACAACGGGGACCGCTGGGGCTGCAGGTGCAGCAGGTTCAGCCGGGGCTACAG ggcctcccgggcctcctggagcagcaggagctcCTGGCCCTCCAGGGGCTCCAGGAGCCGCCGGCCGTATCGGGGATGAAAATGGTGAATATAGCGATGATGACGATTCAATCAATATAGAATCAATCAACGGTGCACAGACATCCGACAGCCTCAATGCACTT ATGGATAATTCGACTGGACTTGAGACGACGACAAACCACCCAGAGAAAAAGCCTATAAGGGTGCTGAAAAAGCCGGCGAACAAACCGGATCCCAACACTAATTCATCCGTGCCAgagcaaatagaaaataattttgatcaACCACAAGGAACGGTGGATTCATTGGCGATGACATCGGTAGCGGTGTTGGCAGATGTTGTTCGAGATTCGCCCCTG TTTCTTCAACCAGAGCAAGTGTCAGTTCAATGGCCACCGACAGGGCAGATATTGAAGCCCATTGAATCGCTACACTCGGAGCAAAACGCGATTCAAAATCTATCGTCACAACAAACGGAGACTATGCTGGTACCTGGGTCACTgcaatttgatcaaaatatgGGGTCAATTTCATTGCAGTCTGAGCAAATAACGCAGCCGCTTGAGCCCATCAATTCAAAGGAGAAACCAGTTGAAACTGTAAAGGCGGAATCACTCGAGTTCTCTCAGTCGGAAGAAAACGATTCTGTGCTGCTCATGGGCGAAATACTTAAGCAGTTTGAGATCGTCACGCAAAAGCCTTTCGAGTTGGAGACTAATCCGGGTGAATCTTTACTCCCGGAGCCTATTGTGGAGAAATTTGGATCGTTTCAGACGGAGAAAACGACGGAACCGCTCGATTGGAAGCCACCTGTTAACATTACAAATCCGCCAATTGAATTCGGTACGGAGAAACCATTCGAGTTGTTACCAACGGTGCAaattgagaaacaaaaagtcgaATCACTTCATCAACCGCAACAAAATCTCACCGAGTCGCCATCAGATAAAACCACGCCTGTTAAATCCGGAGAACAAGtgcaaatagaaaagaaacaacaagataATTCAGATGAATCTGTACTGCCAGTGCAAATAGCGGagcaatttgatttcattttgccaCATCATTCATTCGAGTTGGAACAACCTGAGAAGCCGATTGAACCTTTTAAACCGGAAGATATCAAACATTCAGAATCATTGCCccagaaaaataaggaagaaacATTGGTTGATTCAATTGTTGAAATGGTTCCGCCCACGAAGAAGGTGGATTCGCAAATACAATTCGAGCAAACAACTATGAAACCAATCGAGTGGATGCAAgtagagaaaaacaagtcaaTTGAATCTGTGCcggagcaaaaagaaaagccaggTAAATCAATAGAGATTAAGCAAAAGGTGAATCCACTTGAGAAATTGCAACGAATGACGAAACTAGCAGAAATGGCCAAAAATTATTCAGAAAAATCAGCAGATGCAGAAGAGCAGCAAGCCGGGCAAATAGAAAAACCAGTAGAGCACGCACAGGCACAGGAAGTGAATGCACACGAACATGCGCAACAAGACCGAAATGAGAAACcaaatgatttattattactcCAGCCAACAGATATGCCATCCGCAGTTGAACTCCTAGCGCCACCGATTGAAAAG GTTGACGAACACCAAATTCAGCATCATCCggatgaaaatttgaatgttgcaacaacaactgagCAAGTTGTGTCCGAGCTGGACGACGAAATTTCACGAATCATACAAACTTTATCAG ATGGATATGATTCAACATCTGAGCAAGAAGTGCTTACCGATCTTGCAAATTCCACAAATAAGGGTGAATTGCGCATACCCGATACAACCGTCATTCCAACTTATCAACAAGAAAGTAAACCTACAGAAGAAAATCTAAGTG cgATTTCTCCGGTCTACCCCACGCTAaacgaaaaatatgaaaaagaagaaacagcagCTGATTTGCTCCGAAAATTTTACTCATCATATATTC GACCAGCAAGAAAAACTGAATCAGTTGATCATCTAAAGATAGGGGAAATACATCCCAATCATAATAGCTGA
- the LOC124198755 gene encoding protein SOGA3-like isoform X2, with product MRYRRTEPFRHRQSHCDTYHHHHHRGYATLNPILSSKSSPSDLDSALEHVSENSTKLNHRKRGKHLSVPVPVMNNSIEHPPLDNALQSNESIPLLKENSAEDKSPDDGESRINPRFVGFELVGGEGLHPHWRHIQKGVDTHEEMADAIGPPIVHITLADDEPPDEGLINRELEIGQLFQETFRADWSLLSDRLSRLASWFNIGRFLKTKIGFGRFLKFSSGSTSGATTTIIAGPPGPPGPTGPTGPSGATGPTGPAGVDGVGIPGTPGIPGIPGTPGAAGAAGAPGPTGATGPSGTSGAAGPTGANGPPGAPGPSGSPGPAGASGPPGAAGSAGPTGATGSIGAPGPTGPSGSTGPTGATGSTGAAGSAGATGPPGATGPAGSSGATGPTGPSGSAGPTGPPGQTGSAGAPGAAGSTGAVGPPGPPGSAGAAGAAGAGGSAGATGPPGPPGATGTTGAAGSAGATGPPGATGPAGSSGATGPTGPSGSAGPTGPPGQTGTAGAAGAAGSTGAVGPPGPPGSAGAAGAAGAGGSAGATGPPGPPGATGTTGTAGAAGAAGSAGATGPPGPPGAAGAPGPPGAPGAAGRIGDENGEYSDDDDSINIESINGAQTSDSLNALMDNSTGLETTTNHPEKKPIRVLKKPANKPDPNTNSSVPEQIENNFDQPQGTVDSLAMTSVAVLADVVRDSPLFLQPEQVSVQWPPTGQILKPIESLHSEQNAIQNLSSQQTETMLVPGSLQFDQNMGSISLQSEQITQPLEPINSKEKPVETVKAESLEFSQSEENDSVLLMGEILKQFEIVTQKPFELETNPGESLLPEPIVEKFGSFQTEKTTEPLDWKPPVNITNPPIEFGTEKPFELLPTVQIEKQKVESLHQPQQNLTESPSDKTTPVKSGEQVQIEKKQQDNSDESVLPVQIAEQFDFILPHHSFELEQPEKPIEPFKPEDIKHSESLPQKNKEETLVDSIVEMVPPTKKVDSQIQFEQTTMKPIEWMQVEKNKSIESVPEQKEKPGKSIEIKQKVNPLEKLQRMTKLAEMAKNYSEKSADAEEQQAGQIEKPVEHAQAQEVNAHEHAQQDRNEKPNDLLLLQPTDMPSAVELLAPPIEKVDEHQIQHHPDENLNVATTTEQVVSELDDEISRIIQTLSDGYDSTSEQEVLTDLANSTNKGELRIPDTTVIPTYQQESKPTEENLSAISPVYPTLNEKYEKEETAADLLRKFYSSYIRPARKTESVDHLKIGEIHPNHNS from the exons ATGCGATATCGGAGGACAGAACCATTTCGTCACCGGCA GAGCCATTGTGATacttatcatcatcatcatcatagaGGATATGCAACACTCAATCCCATTTTATCATCTAAATCATCTCCTTCCGATTTGGATTCTGCGCTGGAACACGTCTCTGAGAATTCGACAAAGTTGAACCATCGTAAACGgg GGAAACATCTTTCGGTCCCTGTCCCCGTTATGAATAACTCGATAGAACATCCACCTCTTGATAACGCGCTTCAATCCAACGAGTCAATCCCACTGTTGAAGGAAAATTCAGCGGAAGACAAATCGCCTGATGATGGAGAGTCTAGAATTAATCCACGTTTCGTTGGATTTGAACTCGTTGGCGGCGAAGGCCTTCATCCCCATTGGAGGCACATACAAAAAG GTGTGGATACCCATGAAGAAATGGCTGATGCGATTGGTCCACCGATTGTACATATAACGCTTGCTGATGATGAACCTCCTG ATGAAGGCCTAATCAACCGTGAACTAGAAATAGGACAACTTTTTCAAGAAACTTTTAGAGCCGATTGGTCTCTACTATCTGATCGTCTTAGTAGGCTAGCAAGTTGGTTCAATATCGGAAGGTTTCTCAAAACGAAAATAGGATTCGGAAGgtttttgaaattctcttCCGGATCAACTtcaggagcaacaacaacaattattGCAGGGCCACCAG GTCCTCCTGGTCCAACCGGCCCGACTGGTCCTTCCGGAGCGACCGGTCCAACTGGACCTGCTGGAGTTGATGGAGTGGGAATTCCAGGCACTCCGGGCATTCCCGGAATACCTGGAACGCCAGGAGCTGCTGGTGCAGCTGGAGCACCAGGGCCGACCGGG GCGACGGGACCGAGTG GAACTTCAGGTGCCGCTGGGCCCACTGGGGCGAATGGACCTCCTGGCGCTCCTGGACCGAGTGGGTCGCCag gACCTGCTGGGGCATCCGGACCACCTGGTGCTGCTGGTTCAGCTG GTCCTACTGGTGCTACCGGAAGTATAGGAGCTCCAG GTCCAACGGGTCCAAGCGGTTCAACTGGTCCAACTGGAGCAACAGGATCAACGGGGGCCGCTGGATCGGCGGGAGCGACGGGTCCACCAGGTGCTACAG gtcCCGCAGGATCATCGGGAGCTACAG GTCCTACTGGGCCGAGTGGATCGGCTGGACCTACTGGTCCACCAGGTCAAACTGGATCGGCCGGAGCTCCTGGCGCTGCAGGCTCGACTG GGGCGGTTGGGCCACCGGGACCGCCTGGAAGTGCTGGGGCAGCGGGGGCTGCTGGCGCTGGAGGTTCAGCCGGGGCTACAG GTCCTCCGGGTCCACCTGGAGCAACAGGAACAACGGGGGCCGCTGGATCGGCGGGAGCGACGGGTCCACCAGGTGCTACAGGTCCCGCAGGATCATCGGGAGCTACAG GTCCCACTGGGCCGAGTGGATCGGCAGGCCCCACTG GTCCACCAGGTCAAACTGGAACGGCTGGAGCTGCAGGCGCTGCAGGCTCTACTG GTGCGGTTGGGCCACCAGGACCACCGGGAAGTGCTGGGGCAGCGGGGGCTGCTGGCGCTGGAGGTTCGGCCGGGGCTACAG GTCCTCCGGGTCCACCTGGAGCAACAGGAACAACGGGGACCGCTGGGGCTGCAGGTGCAGCAGGTTCAGCCGGGGCTACAG ggcctcccgggcctcctggagcagcaggagctcCTGGCCCTCCAGGGGCTCCAGGAGCCGCCGGCCGTATCGGGGATGAAAATGGTGAATATAGCGATGATGACGATTCAATCAATATAGAATCAATCAACGGTGCACAGACATCCGACAGCCTCAATGCACTT ATGGATAATTCGACTGGACTTGAGACGACGACAAACCACCCAGAGAAAAAGCCTATAAGGGTGCTGAAAAAGCCGGCGAACAAACCGGATCCCAACACTAATTCATCCGTGCCAgagcaaatagaaaataattttgatcaACCACAAGGAACGGTGGATTCATTGGCGATGACATCGGTAGCGGTGTTGGCAGATGTTGTTCGAGATTCGCCCCTG TTTCTTCAACCAGAGCAAGTGTCAGTTCAATGGCCACCGACAGGGCAGATATTGAAGCCCATTGAATCGCTACACTCGGAGCAAAACGCGATTCAAAATCTATCGTCACAACAAACGGAGACTATGCTGGTACCTGGGTCACTgcaatttgatcaaaatatgGGGTCAATTTCATTGCAGTCTGAGCAAATAACGCAGCCGCTTGAGCCCATCAATTCAAAGGAGAAACCAGTTGAAACTGTAAAGGCGGAATCACTCGAGTTCTCTCAGTCGGAAGAAAACGATTCTGTGCTGCTCATGGGCGAAATACTTAAGCAGTTTGAGATCGTCACGCAAAAGCCTTTCGAGTTGGAGACTAATCCGGGTGAATCTTTACTCCCGGAGCCTATTGTGGAGAAATTTGGATCGTTTCAGACGGAGAAAACGACGGAACCGCTCGATTGGAAGCCACCTGTTAACATTACAAATCCGCCAATTGAATTCGGTACGGAGAAACCATTCGAGTTGTTACCAACGGTGCAaattgagaaacaaaaagtcgaATCACTTCATCAACCGCAACAAAATCTCACCGAGTCGCCATCAGATAAAACCACGCCTGTTAAATCCGGAGAACAAGtgcaaatagaaaagaaacaacaagataATTCAGATGAATCTGTACTGCCAGTGCAAATAGCGGagcaatttgatttcattttgccaCATCATTCATTCGAGTTGGAACAACCTGAGAAGCCGATTGAACCTTTTAAACCGGAAGATATCAAACATTCAGAATCATTGCCccagaaaaataaggaagaaacATTGGTTGATTCAATTGTTGAAATGGTTCCGCCCACGAAGAAGGTGGATTCGCAAATACAATTCGAGCAAACAACTATGAAACCAATCGAGTGGATGCAAgtagagaaaaacaagtcaaTTGAATCTGTGCcggagcaaaaagaaaagccaggTAAATCAATAGAGATTAAGCAAAAGGTGAATCCACTTGAGAAATTGCAACGAATGACGAAACTAGCAGAAATGGCCAAAAATTATTCAGAAAAATCAGCAGATGCAGAAGAGCAGCAAGCCGGGCAAATAGAAAAACCAGTAGAGCACGCACAGGCACAGGAAGTGAATGCACACGAACATGCGCAACAAGACCGAAATGAGAAACcaaatgatttattattactcCAGCCAACAGATATGCCATCCGCAGTTGAACTCCTAGCGCCACCGATTGAAAAG GTTGACGAACACCAAATTCAGCATCATCCggatgaaaatttgaatgttgcaacaacaactgagCAAGTTGTGTCCGAGCTGGACGACGAAATTTCACGAATCATACAAACTTTATCAG ATGGATATGATTCAACATCTGAGCAAGAAGTGCTTACCGATCTTGCAAATTCCACAAATAAGGGTGAATTGCGCATACCCGATACAACCGTCATTCCAACTTATCAACAAGAAAGTAAACCTACAGAAGAAAATCTAAGTG cgATTTCTCCGGTCTACCCCACGCTAaacgaaaaatatgaaaaagaagaaacagcagCTGATTTGCTCCGAAAATTTTACTCATCATATATTC GACCAGCAAGAAAAACTGAATCAGTTGATCATCTAAAGATAGGGGAAATACATCCCAATCATAATAGCTGA
- the LOC124198755 gene encoding uncharacterized protein LOC124198755 isoform X8, whose product MLSSSLLCSSFVILLTIIVRSHCDTYHHHHHRGYATLNPILSSKSSPSDLDSALEHVSENSTKLNHRKRGKHLSVPVPVMNNSIEHPPLDNALQSNESIPLLKENSAEDKSPDDGESRINPRFVGFELVGGEGLHPHWRHIQKGVDTHEEMADAIGPPIVHITLADDEPPDEGLINRELEIGQLFQETFRADWSLLSDRLSRLASWFNIGRFLKTKIGFGRFLKFSSGSTSGATTTIIAGPPGPPGPTGPTGPSGATGPTGPAGVDGVGIPGTPGIPGIPGTPGAAGAAGAPGPTGATGPSGTSGAAGPTGANGPPGAPGPSGSPGPAGASGPPGAAGSAGPTGATGSIGAPGPTGPSGSTGPTGATGSTGAAGSAGATGPPGATGPAGSSGATGPTGPSGSAGPTGPPGQTGSAGAPGAAGSTGAVGPPGPPGSAGAAGAAGAGGSAGATGPPGPPGAAGAPGPPGAPGAAGRIGDENGEYSDDDDSINIESINGAQTSDSLNALMDNSTGLETTTNHPEKKPIRVLKKPANKPDPNTNSSVPEQIENNFDQPQGTVDSLAMTSVAVLADVVRDSPLFLQPEQVSVQWPPTGQILKPIESLHSEQNAIQNLSSQQTETMLVPGSLQFDQNMGSISLQSEQITQPLEPINSKEKPVETVKAESLEFSQSEENDSVLLMGEILKQFEIVTQKPFELETNPGESLLPEPIVEKFGSFQTEKTTEPLDWKPPVNITNPPIEFGTEKPFELLPTVQIEKQKVESLHQPQQNLTESPSDKTTPVKSGEQVQIEKKQQDNSDESVLPVQIAEQFDFILPHHSFELEQPEKPIEPFKPEDIKHSESLPQKNKEETLVDSIVEMVPPTKKVDSQIQFEQTTMKPIEWMQVEKNKSIESVPEQKEKPGKSIEIKQKVNPLEKLQRMTKLAEMAKNYSEKSADAEEQQAGQIEKPVEHAQAQEVNAHEHAQQDRNEKPNDLLLLQPTDMPSAVELLAPPIEKVDEHQIQHHPDENLNVATTTEQVVSELDDEISRIIQTLSDGYDSTSEQEVLTDLANSTNKGELRIPDTTVIPTYQQESKPTEENLSAISPVYPTLNEKYEKEETAADLLRKFYSSYIRPARKTESVDHLKIGEIHPNHNS is encoded by the exons ATGTTGTCTTCTTCGCTACTATGTAGCAGTTTCGTCATCTTGTTAACTATCATCGTCAGGAGCCATTGTGATacttatcatcatcatcatcatagaGGATATGCAACACTCAATCCCATTTTATCATCTAAATCATCTCCTTCCGATTTGGATTCTGCGCTGGAACACGTCTCTGAGAATTCGACAAAGTTGAACCATCGTAAACGgg GGAAACATCTTTCGGTCCCTGTCCCCGTTATGAATAACTCGATAGAACATCCACCTCTTGATAACGCGCTTCAATCCAACGAGTCAATCCCACTGTTGAAGGAAAATTCAGCGGAAGACAAATCGCCTGATGATGGAGAGTCTAGAATTAATCCACGTTTCGTTGGATTTGAACTCGTTGGCGGCGAAGGCCTTCATCCCCATTGGAGGCACATACAAAAAG GTGTGGATACCCATGAAGAAATGGCTGATGCGATTGGTCCACCGATTGTACATATAACGCTTGCTGATGATGAACCTCCTG ATGAAGGCCTAATCAACCGTGAACTAGAAATAGGACAACTTTTTCAAGAAACTTTTAGAGCCGATTGGTCTCTACTATCTGATCGTCTTAGTAGGCTAGCAAGTTGGTTCAATATCGGAAGGTTTCTCAAAACGAAAATAGGATTCGGAAGgtttttgaaattctcttCCGGATCAACTtcaggagcaacaacaacaattattGCAGGGCCACCAG GTCCTCCTGGTCCAACCGGCCCGACTGGTCCTTCCGGAGCGACCGGTCCAACTGGACCTGCTGGAGTTGATGGAGTGGGAATTCCAGGCACTCCGGGCATTCCCGGAATACCTGGAACGCCAGGAGCTGCTGGTGCAGCTGGAGCACCAGGGCCGACCGGG GCGACGGGACCGAGTG GAACTTCAGGTGCCGCTGGGCCCACTGGGGCGAATGGACCTCCTGGCGCTCCTGGACCGAGTGGGTCGCCag gACCTGCTGGGGCATCCGGACCACCTGGTGCTGCTGGTTCAGCTG GTCCTACTGGTGCTACCGGAAGTATAGGAGCTCCAG GTCCAACGGGTCCAAGCGGTTCAACTGGTCCAACTGGAGCAACAGGATCAACGGGGGCCGCTGGATCGGCGGGAGCGACGGGTCCACCAGGTGCTACAG gtcCCGCAGGATCATCGGGAGCTACAG GTCCTACTGGGCCGAGTGGATCGGCTGGACCTACTGGTCCACCAGGTCAAACTGGATCGGCCGGAGCTCCTGGCGCTGCAGGCTCGACTG GGGCGGTTGGGCCACCGGGACCGCCTGGAAGTGCTGGGGCAGCGGGGGCTGCTGGCGCTGGAGGTTCAGCCGGGGCTACAG ggcctcccgggcctcctggagcagcaggagctcCTGGCCCTCCAGGGGCTCCAGGAGCCGCCGGCCGTATCGGGGATGAAAATGGTGAATATAGCGATGATGACGATTCAATCAATATAGAATCAATCAACGGTGCACAGACATCCGACAGCCTCAATGCACTT ATGGATAATTCGACTGGACTTGAGACGACGACAAACCACCCAGAGAAAAAGCCTATAAGGGTGCTGAAAAAGCCGGCGAACAAACCGGATCCCAACACTAATTCATCCGTGCCAgagcaaatagaaaataattttgatcaACCACAAGGAACGGTGGATTCATTGGCGATGACATCGGTAGCGGTGTTGGCAGATGTTGTTCGAGATTCGCCCCTG TTTCTTCAACCAGAGCAAGTGTCAGTTCAATGGCCACCGACAGGGCAGATATTGAAGCCCATTGAATCGCTACACTCGGAGCAAAACGCGATTCAAAATCTATCGTCACAACAAACGGAGACTATGCTGGTACCTGGGTCACTgcaatttgatcaaaatatgGGGTCAATTTCATTGCAGTCTGAGCAAATAACGCAGCCGCTTGAGCCCATCAATTCAAAGGAGAAACCAGTTGAAACTGTAAAGGCGGAATCACTCGAGTTCTCTCAGTCGGAAGAAAACGATTCTGTGCTGCTCATGGGCGAAATACTTAAGCAGTTTGAGATCGTCACGCAAAAGCCTTTCGAGTTGGAGACTAATCCGGGTGAATCTTTACTCCCGGAGCCTATTGTGGAGAAATTTGGATCGTTTCAGACGGAGAAAACGACGGAACCGCTCGATTGGAAGCCACCTGTTAACATTACAAATCCGCCAATTGAATTCGGTACGGAGAAACCATTCGAGTTGTTACCAACGGTGCAaattgagaaacaaaaagtcgaATCACTTCATCAACCGCAACAAAATCTCACCGAGTCGCCATCAGATAAAACCACGCCTGTTAAATCCGGAGAACAAGtgcaaatagaaaagaaacaacaagataATTCAGATGAATCTGTACTGCCAGTGCAAATAGCGGagcaatttgatttcattttgccaCATCATTCATTCGAGTTGGAACAACCTGAGAAGCCGATTGAACCTTTTAAACCGGAAGATATCAAACATTCAGAATCATTGCCccagaaaaataaggaagaaacATTGGTTGATTCAATTGTTGAAATGGTTCCGCCCACGAAGAAGGTGGATTCGCAAATACAATTCGAGCAAACAACTATGAAACCAATCGAGTGGATGCAAgtagagaaaaacaagtcaaTTGAATCTGTGCcggagcaaaaagaaaagccaggTAAATCAATAGAGATTAAGCAAAAGGTGAATCCACTTGAGAAATTGCAACGAATGACGAAACTAGCAGAAATGGCCAAAAATTATTCAGAAAAATCAGCAGATGCAGAAGAGCAGCAAGCCGGGCAAATAGAAAAACCAGTAGAGCACGCACAGGCACAGGAAGTGAATGCACACGAACATGCGCAACAAGACCGAAATGAGAAACcaaatgatttattattactcCAGCCAACAGATATGCCATCCGCAGTTGAACTCCTAGCGCCACCGATTGAAAAG GTTGACGAACACCAAATTCAGCATCATCCggatgaaaatttgaatgttgcaacaacaactgagCAAGTTGTGTCCGAGCTGGACGACGAAATTTCACGAATCATACAAACTTTATCAG ATGGATATGATTCAACATCTGAGCAAGAAGTGCTTACCGATCTTGCAAATTCCACAAATAAGGGTGAATTGCGCATACCCGATACAACCGTCATTCCAACTTATCAACAAGAAAGTAAACCTACAGAAGAAAATCTAAGTG cgATTTCTCCGGTCTACCCCACGCTAaacgaaaaatatgaaaaagaagaaacagcagCTGATTTGCTCCGAAAATTTTACTCATCATATATTC GACCAGCAAGAAAAACTGAATCAGTTGATCATCTAAAGATAGGGGAAATACATCCCAATCATAATAGCTGA